In Virgibacillus sp. NKC19-16, a single genomic region encodes these proteins:
- a CDS encoding Lin0512 family protein, with protein sequence MDQVLFVQTGTGIDVHGQNITKAATRAVENAIWYNSMPGIEKSLPEQKLENMKVTVKLALPLDREKLDTAKIKGAIPYGTVDVELTEGGMATSSGIILEDKNDDNDLMYIVNAAVEVGY encoded by the coding sequence ATGGATCAAGTTTTATTTGTGCAAACAGGTACAGGTATTGACGTGCATGGGCAAAACATTACAAAGGCAGCTACTCGCGCGGTGGAGAATGCGATTTGGTATAACTCCATGCCGGGCATTGAAAAATCCCTTCCCGAGCAAAAACTTGAAAACATGAAGGTGACCGTCAAACTTGCACTGCCACTCGACCGTGAAAAGCTGGACACGGCAAAAATAAAAGGAGCCATTCCATATGGCACGGTTGACGTCGAGCTGACAGAAGGCGGAATGGCAACATCGAGCGGGATTATTTTAGAAGATAAAAATGATGACAATGATTTGATGTATATCGTTAATGCTGCTGTTGAAGTTGGTTATTGA
- a CDS encoding DNA adenine methylase: MNKKIDNYSPLRYPGGKNKLYSYLRYIIKENEVSNYIEPYCGGAAIALKLLINQDVKKIMINDYDKSIYSLWYSILNNSEEMKQRVYNARFNMNEWNFQKDIQQKKDNVSLIELGFSTLFLNRTNRSGIINAGPIGGKKQNGNYKMDCRFNKEALIRKIDLISSLGSKINLYNKDALDFISTNISKTRNSLTFFDPPYYVKGRELYTNFYEHVDHVDLRNSINNTMKNKKWILTYDLSSDIKNLYSQYEYYTYYLNYSLANSRKGKELIIYSNSVSSSNVDEFLQL, from the coding sequence ATGAACAAAAAAATTGATAACTATAGTCCTTTAAGGTATCCAGGGGGCAAGAATAAATTATATTCTTATTTAAGGTACATTATAAAAGAAAATGAGGTTAGTAATTATATAGAACCTTATTGTGGCGGAGCGGCAATAGCATTAAAATTATTAATCAATCAAGATGTGAAAAAAATTATGATAAATGATTATGACAAATCTATATACTCTTTATGGTATTCAATATTAAACAATTCAGAAGAAATGAAACAAAGGGTATATAATGCTAGATTTAATATGAATGAGTGGAATTTTCAAAAGGATATCCAACAAAAAAAAGATAATGTGTCTTTGATTGAACTTGGCTTCTCTACATTATTTTTAAATAGAACTAATAGATCCGGTATAATTAATGCAGGTCCTATTGGCGGTAAAAAACAAAATGGCAATTATAAGATGGATTGTAGATTTAATAAAGAAGCATTGATAAGAAAGATAGACCTTATTTCAAGTTTGGGTTCTAAGATAAATTTATATAACAAAGACGCTCTAGATTTTATCAGTACAAATATTTCCAAGACCAGAAACTCACTCACTTTCTTTGATCCACCATATTATGTAAAGGGAAGAGAGCTATATACAAATTTCTATGAACATGTTGATCACGTAGATCTTAGAAATAGTATTAATAATACCATGAAAAACAAGAAGTGGATTTTGACATATGATTTGTCTTCAGACATAAAAAATCTCTATTCACAATATGAATACTATACTTATTACCTTAACTATAGTCTTGCCAATTCGAGAAAAGGAAAAGAACTGATTATTTATTCGAATAGTGTTTCATCATCTAATGTCGATGAATTTTTACAATTATAA
- a CDS encoding SDR family oxidoreductase, whose translation MGKLEGKVAIITGGSRGQGASHVLKFVEEGAKVIVTDILVEEGEALAKELGENVKFVEHDVASANDWDHVVNETEATFGHANILVNNAALGTRKKIEDTSEEEYRKIIDINQVGTFLGMKSVAPSMKKTENGSIVNISSVEAFQISVDAPVAYIASKFAEYGIRVNSVHPGFMQTKMLENADPEDVKKLAETIPLKRTASPEEASQLVAFLASDESSYSTGSEFLVDGGISASL comes from the coding sequence ATGGGTAAATTAGAAGGTAAAGTTGCAATTATCACTGGTGGATCCCGTGGACAAGGTGCCTCACATGTGCTCAAGTTTGTAGAGGAAGGGGCTAAAGTCATTGTCACAGACATTCTTGTTGAAGAAGGTGAAGCACTGGCAAAAGAACTCGGTGAAAATGTAAAATTCGTAGAGCATGATGTTGCGAGTGCAAATGATTGGGATCATGTTGTTAACGAAACAGAAGCAACATTTGGACATGCGAATATCCTCGTAAATAATGCCGCGCTTGGGACAAGGAAAAAAATTGAGGATACCTCTGAAGAAGAATATCGAAAAATCATTGATATCAATCAAGTTGGAACATTTCTAGGTATGAAGTCAGTGGCACCTTCCATGAAGAAGACTGAAAATGGCTCAATTGTTAATATATCATCCGTGGAAGCGTTTCAAATTTCTGTAGATGCTCCTGTTGCCTATATCGCCTCAAAGTTTGCTGAATACGGGATTCGAGTAAATTCCGTCCATCCAGGTTTTATGCAAACAAAAATGCTCGAAAATGCAGATCCAGAGGATGTTAAAAAACTAGCAGAAACAATCCCATTAAAAAGAACAGCTTCACCGGAAGAGGCATCCCAACTTGTTGCATTTTTAGCATCAGATGAATCCAGTTATTCAACAGGTTCCGAATTTCTTGTTGATGGTGGCATATCTGCATCTCTTTAA
- a CDS encoding 3-oxoacyl-ACP reductase — protein sequence MGKLDGKVTFITGAGSGMGRSQAILFAKEGAKVIAADINVDGVQEVVDQIKSDGGEALAVETDVSKKDSVEKAVNKELDHFGQIDVLSNTAGILDDYAPSLETSEDLWDKIMNINLKGIYYLTNAVLPQMVEREKGTVINVASLASFVAGGGGAAYTAAKHGVAGYTKQLAYDYGKKGIKANAIAPGSVKTGLTEEILVEGSDAEERANEVPAGRYGQPEEIANVALFLASDDSSFMHGAVVPVDGGWTIQ from the coding sequence ATGGGTAAACTAGATGGTAAAGTTACGTTTATAACGGGAGCTGGCTCAGGAATGGGACGATCCCAAGCTATTCTTTTTGCAAAGGAAGGAGCAAAAGTAATAGCTGCAGATATAAATGTTGATGGAGTTCAAGAAGTTGTAGATCAGATAAAAAGTGATGGTGGAGAAGCCTTAGCAGTAGAAACAGATGTTTCAAAAAAAGACAGTGTAGAAAAGGCAGTAAATAAAGAATTAGATCACTTTGGTCAAATTGATGTTTTGAGTAATACAGCAGGAATATTAGATGATTATGCACCTTCTTTAGAAACTTCGGAAGACTTATGGGACAAAATAATGAATATTAATCTAAAAGGTATTTATTATCTTACAAACGCAGTACTTCCACAAATGGTCGAAAGAGAGAAAGGGACTGTTATCAACGTTGCTTCTCTTGCTTCATTTGTAGCTGGAGGCGGTGGTGCAGCATATACAGCTGCTAAACATGGTGTTGCTGGATATACAAAACAATTGGCTTATGATTATGGCAAAAAAGGCATTAAAGCTAATGCCATTGCCCCAGGTTCAGTTAAAACAGGTTTAACAGAAGAAATTCTTGTTGAAGGGTCAGACGCCGAAGAAAGAGCGAATGAAGTACCAGCGGGTAGATATGGTCAACCAGAAGAAATCGCAAACGTTGCCTTATTCTTAGCTAGTGACGATTCTTCGTTCATGCACGGAGCGGTAGTACCTGTTGACGGTGGTTGGACAATTCAATAA
- the rlmH gene encoding 23S rRNA (pseudouridine(1915)-N(3))-methyltransferase RlmH → MKISIIAVGKLKEKYLKQGIEEYLKRLSTYAKVDITEVADEKAPENMSEAEMQEVKRKEGERILSKVGQDTYVVTLEINGKMLTSEQLAAKMDELATYGKSKIAFVIGGSLGISEAVQKRSDLALSFSKLTFPHQMMRLILLEQVYRGFRIMRGEPYHK, encoded by the coding sequence ATGAAAATATCGATCATTGCGGTCGGAAAATTAAAGGAAAAATACCTCAAGCAAGGCATCGAGGAATATTTAAAGCGCTTGAGCACCTATGCCAAGGTTGATATCACGGAAGTAGCAGATGAAAAAGCGCCAGAAAATATGAGCGAAGCAGAAATGCAGGAAGTGAAGCGGAAAGAGGGAGAGCGTATTCTGTCTAAGGTTGGACAGGACACCTATGTCGTTACGCTTGAGATTAATGGAAAAATGTTGACCTCGGAGCAGTTGGCAGCAAAGATGGACGAGCTAGCAACGTATGGAAAAAGTAAAATAGCATTTGTGATCGGGGGGTCGCTTGGTATAAGTGAAGCCGTGCAGAAACGGAGTGACCTGGCCTTATCATTTTCGAAGTTGACGTTTCCACATCAGATGATGCGGCTGATTTTGCTGGAGCAGGTTTATCGAGGGTTTCGGATTATGCGGGGGGAGCCTTACCATAAGTAA
- a CDS encoding SRPBCC family protein, protein MNEYGKLYEKDGRCVLQFERFFAHKPERVFPYITDPDYFTKWYPFATGEMDLNKGGKIYFDDGEGTKYEGVITAFDPPGVFAFREVDDLLRIELQDTPDGCRMTFEHTFDDRPWAAATAAGWHRCLDALGMMVNGNPPEWPDNGAELREFYREAFDSN, encoded by the coding sequence ATGAATGAATATGGAAAGTTATATGAAAAAGATGGTCGTTGTGTTCTGCAATTTGAGCGTTTTTTTGCACATAAACCTGAGAGAGTTTTCCCCTACATAACGGACCCGGATTACTTTACCAAGTGGTATCCGTTTGCAACAGGAGAGATGGATCTCAATAAAGGTGGCAAAATTTACTTTGATGATGGAGAAGGAACGAAGTATGAAGGAGTGATTACTGCATTCGATCCGCCTGGGGTTTTTGCTTTTCGTGAGGTTGATGATTTGCTGCGAATCGAATTGCAAGACACCCCCGATGGATGCCGAATGACATTTGAGCATACGTTTGATGACCGGCCTTGGGCGGCCGCAACAGCTGCAGGATGGCATCGCTGTCTTGATGCATTGGGTATGATGGTTAACGGAAATCCGCCTGAATGGCCGGATAATGGAGCTGAGTTAAGGGAATTTTATAGGGAAGCATTTGATTCGAATTAG
- a CDS encoding SDR family NAD(P)-dependent oxidoreductase: protein MGRLDGKVAIITGGAGNLGQKTAEIFLREGAKVSLVDMDKSKLEQAQKELSDENVMIVEADVTKEEDVKNYVDQTVDKFGSVDIFFNNAGIIGDVGSIDQQSLDNFNKVMSINATGIFLGMKYVIPVMKKQQHGSIINTSSVDGLRGSANMAPYATSKHAVVGLTKTAALEVAENSVRVNSIHPSPVSGNMMETIHQGQSALRGNEEEQIEGEYIKSIPLGHYADSKNIANLVLFLASDESEFITGAEYRVDGGFGAN from the coding sequence ATGGGAAGACTGGATGGAAAAGTAGCAATAATCACTGGTGGTGCTGGGAACTTAGGACAAAAAACAGCAGAAATCTTTCTGCGTGAAGGAGCAAAGGTATCGTTAGTTGATATGGATAAGTCTAAGTTGGAACAAGCACAAAAAGAATTATCTGATGAAAATGTTATGATTGTCGAAGCAGATGTTACCAAAGAAGAAGATGTAAAAAATTATGTTGATCAGACAGTAGACAAGTTTGGTTCAGTAGATATTTTCTTTAATAACGCAGGAATCATCGGTGATGTTGGTTCAATTGATCAACAATCATTAGATAACTTTAACAAGGTAATGTCTATTAATGCTACTGGAATATTTCTCGGCATGAAATATGTTATTCCAGTGATGAAAAAACAACAGCACGGAAGCATTATTAACACGTCCTCAGTAGATGGATTAAGAGGAAGCGCAAATATGGCACCATATGCAACATCTAAGCATGCAGTTGTCGGATTAACCAAAACAGCTGCTTTAGAAGTAGCAGAAAATAGCGTTCGAGTTAACTCAATACACCCATCTCCCGTTTCAGGAAATATGATGGAAACTATACATCAAGGTCAAAGCGCACTAAGAGGGAATGAAGAGGAACAGATAGAAGGAGAATATATAAAAAGCATTCCTTTAGGACATTATGCTGACTCGAAAAATATTGCAAACCTAGTATTATTTTTAGCTTCAGATGAAAGTGAATTTATTACCGGGGCGGAATATCGCGTTGATGGTGGATTTGGCGCAAATTAA
- a CDS encoding SDR family NAD(P)-dependent oxidoreductase → MTNDLNEKVILITGANRGQGKAIAKHLAVCGATVAIAARKYKDAEYAVNDLDGMNVFPVKLDVTNEDDWINAVRTIIDKEGKIDVLVNNAGILKRSPLEQTSVADLQDMLNVNLIGVMMGMKTVIPYMRQQHKGSIVNNVSISSFAPIKHSSAYAATKSAVVSMSKTAAIELGDAGIRVNMIHPGGIETSMTTNGNYTKEQYNSVPLGRIGQPSEVAKAVSFLASDDSSYCTGTEIVVDGGLTLGSNV, encoded by the coding sequence ATGACTAACGATTTAAACGAAAAAGTTATTCTTATTACTGGAGCTAACCGAGGCCAAGGTAAAGCTATAGCAAAACACCTTGCAGTTTGTGGAGCAACAGTTGCAATTGCAGCTCGAAAATATAAAGATGCCGAGTATGCTGTTAACGATTTAGATGGGATGAATGTCTTTCCAGTTAAACTTGATGTAACAAATGAAGATGACTGGATTAATGCTGTTCGAACAATTATTGACAAAGAAGGAAAAATAGATGTTTTAGTTAATAACGCCGGTATATTAAAAAGAAGCCCACTGGAACAAACATCAGTTGCCGATCTTCAAGATATGCTAAATGTGAATTTAATTGGAGTCATGATGGGCATGAAGACTGTCATACCTTATATGAGACAACAACATAAAGGTTCTATCGTTAATAACGTATCCATATCTTCTTTTGCTCCAATTAAGCATTCTTCGGCATATGCTGCAACAAAATCCGCGGTTGTATCAATGTCAAAAACAGCAGCAATCGAGTTAGGAGATGCAGGCATTAGAGTTAACATGATCCATCCTGGAGGTATTGAAACGTCAATGACGACGAATGGTAATTACACAAAGGAACAGTATAACTCAGTTCCCTTAGGACGAATTGGACAACCTAGTGAAGTTGCTAAAGCAGTGAGCTTTCTTGCTTCAGACGATAGCTCCTATTGCACTGGAACAGAAATTGTTGTCGATGGAGGCTTGACCTTAGGCTCAAATGTATAA
- the dacB gene encoding D-alanyl-D-alanine carboxypeptidase/D-alanyl-D-alanine endopeptidase, which translates to MNSKNHIKKWLLFFLIAMLAVIPFMNQEEGLFLAASEESADEINATGTLEEKMRAILNDERLDGAVTGVSIREADTGEVLYSRNGDTRLHPASNMKLLTGAAAMEILGKDYQFSTEVLTDGTLRGNVLQGNVYLKGKGDPTLLKEDLGQFAKDLKDQGIHKIKGNVIADDSWYDDVRLSQDLNWSDEPFYTGAQVSALTLSPDEDYDAGTVIVEVSAADGEQAKVRVTPETDYVTIVNNTEMVSETEDKDISIEREHGSNNIIVEGEMPAGGSDFRSWASVWEPTGYALDVFKKSLEEKGITFTGDPAFKAGVPPVDATIVTSKKSMPIEDLFIPFMKLSNNGHGEVLTKEMGKVVHGEGSWDKGLEVIEDTVAEFGVDTDTIMLRDGSGMSHKNMIPANDLSQMLYAIQDKDWFPAFEYSLPVAGDAERFAGGTLRYRMTEGPAKGNVMAKTGSLTGVSTLSGYVTAADGERLVFSVMINNHLDDSVEDIEDAIGNALAGHEFDE; encoded by the coding sequence ATGAATTCGAAAAATCACATAAAAAAGTGGCTTTTATTTTTCCTGATTGCAATGCTGGCAGTCATTCCATTCATGAATCAGGAAGAGGGCCTATTTCTAGCAGCATCCGAAGAATCTGCAGATGAAATCAATGCAACGGGAACATTGGAAGAAAAAATGAGGGCTATTCTGAATGATGAGCGTCTGGATGGAGCGGTGACCGGGGTGAGTATCCGGGAAGCAGACACAGGAGAAGTTCTCTACTCTCGTAATGGGGACACCCGACTGCATCCAGCTTCTAATATGAAATTGTTAACAGGTGCAGCAGCGATGGAGATACTCGGAAAGGATTATCAATTTTCAACGGAAGTATTGACGGACGGGACGCTAAGAGGAAACGTCCTGCAAGGCAATGTGTATCTGAAAGGAAAAGGAGATCCAACGCTGTTAAAAGAAGACCTGGGTCAATTTGCAAAGGATTTGAAGGATCAAGGGATTCATAAAATAAAAGGAAATGTGATTGCGGATGATAGCTGGTATGATGACGTCCGCCTTTCTCAGGATCTGAATTGGTCGGATGAGCCTTTTTACACAGGTGCGCAAGTCTCCGCACTCACCCTTTCGCCGGATGAAGACTATGATGCAGGAACGGTGATTGTTGAAGTAAGCGCTGCAGACGGTGAGCAGGCTAAGGTGCGTGTTACCCCTGAGACAGATTATGTCACGATTGTAAACAACACGGAGATGGTTTCAGAAACAGAGGATAAGGATATTTCTATCGAACGGGAGCATGGTTCGAATAACATCATTGTTGAAGGAGAAATGCCAGCAGGTGGATCGGACTTCAGGTCTTGGGCGTCTGTTTGGGAGCCTACCGGATATGCGCTAGACGTTTTCAAAAAATCCTTAGAAGAAAAAGGCATTACATTTACGGGTGACCCGGCGTTTAAGGCGGGTGTTCCGCCTGTAGATGCAACAATCGTAACATCTAAAAAATCCATGCCGATAGAGGATCTGTTCATCCCGTTCATGAAACTGAGCAATAACGGGCACGGGGAAGTTTTGACAAAGGAAATGGGTAAAGTTGTCCATGGTGAAGGAAGCTGGGATAAAGGACTTGAAGTTATTGAAGATACAGTGGCTGAGTTCGGCGTGGACACGGACACGATCATGCTTCGCGACGGATCGGGAATGTCGCATAAAAATATGATCCCTGCGAATGATCTATCGCAAATGCTATATGCGATTCAGGATAAAGATTGGTTCCCGGCATTTGAATATTCCCTCCCAGTAGCGGGAGACGCTGAGCGGTTTGCTGGAGGTACATTGCGCTACCGGATGACAGAAGGGCCAGCAAAAGGAAATGTAATGGCCAAGACCGGTTCGTTGACTGGAGTATCAACGCTTTCTGGTTATGTTACAGCTGCAGATGGGGAAAGGTTGGTGTTCTCTGTAATGATTAATAATCATCTGGATGATTCGGTAGAGGATATTGAAGATGCGATTGGTAATGCGCTGGCTGGGCATGAGTTTGATGAGTGA
- the helD gene encoding RNA polymerase recycling motor HelD, with product MSTKKDIGVDVMNERAEEQQRVDKVINEIKTKEEKLYHQSKGLKENVIDLRKTFWDDITVNLDEPDDVIETQESIKQQASLLSEKERFHGKVGEQLKTLDRLKNSPYFGRIDFMEDSYPEEEAIYIGISSLMDKDEEEFLIYDWRAPISSLYYDSSTGKAGYRTREETITGEITLKRQFIIRHGVIEGMFETGVTIGDQMLQQALGNNASTTMKSIVATIQKEQNQIIRNERSSLLVVQGVAGSGKTSAALQRIAYLMYRYREELHADNVVLFSPNPLFSSYISNVLPELGETNVRQTTFLDFIKKRINDNFTVESPFEQMEYVLTQDKHQDDLTRMKSMDYLASLEFKDLIDNYVEKINEAGLRFKQISFRGQPIVSKQQIHDYFYSLGEEIEIPNKLEIVRKWLLEEIRTTQKKEVNKDWVMEKVELLDKEDYMKAYHQSEDQQDYGSSIVDEEKILRSQVVKRVFAPLKKRIKNLEFVNIPATYQALFTEWKPENAPNDWQEIVKHIATQLKQRYLTWENATPYLYFQGRILGDNADRSVRQMIIDEAQDYSAFQFAYMRHIFPYTRMTLLGDINQAIYTYAMEDNPLLAVDHEGNQERITLTKSYRSTKQIVEFTKHFAPGGEMIEPFNREGSKPVLIHDDDLTDTLLQRVEGFTKEGYETTAIICKTRQESDEIAEMLKGKMVFHQINEETYTFEKGLLILPVYLAKGIEFDAVIIPDASEAHYGKESDRTLFYTACTRAMHALVMISGGNPCRFIGEAAGETYEVE from the coding sequence ATGTCAACGAAAAAAGACATTGGGGTTGATGTAATGAATGAACGTGCTGAGGAACAACAACGTGTCGATAAAGTTATTAACGAGATTAAAACCAAAGAGGAAAAATTATATCATCAGTCAAAGGGTTTAAAAGAGAATGTCATTGACCTTCGGAAAACGTTTTGGGATGATATCACGGTTAACCTCGATGAACCCGACGATGTCATTGAGACGCAGGAAAGTATTAAGCAGCAAGCATCCCTGCTGTCTGAGAAGGAAAGGTTTCATGGAAAGGTAGGAGAGCAACTAAAGACATTGGATAGGCTGAAAAATTCTCCTTATTTTGGACGAATTGATTTTATGGAGGATTCTTATCCAGAGGAAGAAGCTATTTATATCGGTATTTCCTCGCTTATGGATAAAGATGAAGAGGAATTTCTTATCTATGATTGGCGTGCTCCTATTTCGAGTCTTTATTATGATTCCTCCACTGGAAAGGCAGGATATAGGACCCGTGAGGAGACAATTACAGGTGAAATTACATTAAAGAGGCAGTTTATCATTCGGCATGGTGTCATTGAAGGGATGTTTGAGACAGGGGTAACAATCGGTGATCAGATGCTGCAACAGGCACTTGGCAATAATGCAAGTACGACGATGAAGAGCATTGTTGCTACGATACAAAAAGAGCAGAATCAGATTATCCGTAATGAAAGGAGTAGTCTCCTTGTTGTGCAAGGTGTTGCCGGAAGTGGGAAAACAAGCGCAGCCCTGCAGCGAATCGCATACTTAATGTATCGTTACAGAGAAGAATTGCATGCGGATAATGTAGTGCTATTCTCGCCGAATCCGCTATTTAGCAGCTATATTTCGAATGTATTACCAGAGCTTGGCGAGACGAACGTGAGACAAACGACTTTCCTGGACTTTATTAAAAAACGGATTAATGACAACTTTACAGTGGAGTCACCATTTGAGCAAATGGAGTACGTTTTGACTCAAGATAAGCACCAAGACGATCTAACACGGATGAAAAGCATGGATTATTTGGCGAGTCTTGAATTTAAAGATCTGATTGATAATTATGTGGAAAAAATAAATGAAGCCGGTCTCCGATTTAAACAGATTTCTTTTCGAGGGCAACCAATTGTTTCCAAGCAGCAAATTCATGATTATTTTTATTCGCTTGGTGAGGAAATTGAGATTCCGAACAAACTGGAAATCGTTAGAAAATGGCTGCTTGAGGAAATTCGAACTACTCAGAAGAAAGAAGTGAATAAGGACTGGGTCATGGAAAAGGTCGAATTGCTGGATAAGGAAGATTATATGAAGGCCTATCATCAGTCGGAAGATCAACAAGACTATGGGAGCAGTATAGTGGATGAGGAAAAAATCCTGCGTTCACAAGTCGTCAAGCGTGTTTTTGCACCATTGAAAAAACGCATAAAGAATCTTGAGTTTGTTAACATTCCTGCCACCTATCAAGCATTGTTCACGGAATGGAAGCCAGAAAATGCGCCAAATGATTGGCAGGAGATCGTGAAACATATTGCCACGCAGCTGAAGCAACGATATTTGACATGGGAAAATGCCACACCTTATTTATATTTTCAGGGCCGTATCTTAGGGGATAACGCGGATCGTTCGGTTCGTCAGATGATTATCGATGAAGCTCAAGATTATTCTGCGTTCCAGTTTGCTTACATGAGACATATTTTCCCGTACACACGAATGACGTTGCTCGGTGATATTAATCAAGCGATTTATACGTATGCAATGGAGGACAATCCTCTCTTAGCAGTTGATCATGAAGGAAACCAAGAAAGGATTACACTAACGAAAAGTTATCGTTCGACAAAGCAGATTGTGGAGTTTACGAAGCATTTTGCTCCTGGTGGAGAAATGATTGAGCCATTTAACCGGGAAGGAAGCAAGCCTGTGCTTATTCATGATGATGATTTAACAGACACATTGCTTCAACGTGTGGAGGGATTTACGAAAGAAGGTTATGAAACGACGGCCATCATTTGTAAAACACGTCAGGAAAGTGATGAGATAGCTGAAATGCTGAAAGGAAAAATGGTATTTCATCAAATAAATGAAGAAACATATACGTTTGAAAAAGGTCTTCTCATTCTCCCTGTTTATTTAGCGAAGGGGATTGAATTTGATGCAGTTATTATTCCGGACGCTTCCGAGGCGCACTATGGCAAGGAGTCAGATAGAACACTTTTTTATACTGCTTGTACGAGGGCGATGCATGCTTTGGTGATGATTTCTGGTGGGAATCCGTGTAGGTTTATTGGGGAAGCGGCGGGAGAGACGTATGAGGTGGAATAG
- a CDS encoding DUF4188 domain-containing protein, with amino-acid sequence MPGMIRELYENKDELGFLSMESFFGLRTTVMISYWRSNEELLAYAKGQKHLTAWKNFNQKVTGTDAVGIYHETYYVPEGNYESIYGNMPLHGLGKAAKHLPITAETVSAKKRLTSSTTTK; translated from the coding sequence ATGCCCGGAATGATCAGAGAGCTTTATGAGAATAAGGATGAACTTGGTTTTCTATCCATGGAAAGTTTTTTCGGGCTGCGAACAACTGTGATGATTTCCTATTGGCGTTCAAATGAGGAACTGCTGGCTTACGCAAAAGGGCAGAAGCATTTAACGGCATGGAAAAATTTTAATCAAAAGGTGACGGGCACGGACGCGGTCGGTATCTACCATGAAACCTACTACGTGCCAGAGGGGAATTATGAATCCATCTACGGAAATATGCCACTTCACGGACTTGGCAAAGCAGCTAAACATTTGCCGATTACAGCTGAAACTGTTTCTGCTAAGAAAAGATTGACGTCTAGCACAACAACCAAATGA
- the lspA gene encoding signal peptidase II, with the protein MISILFYSVIILVIFIDQLSKYWIRTQLNVGESLVIWEGVLNFTHIQNSGAVGGLFEGYGRLFVPVAIIIAVVCIYMLKKGYLKGKLLIIGVALYVGGAIGNAIDRVLFNQVTDFIDFSFREGIPNLADYALIFGVILIFIDAFIGALRKRKSVG; encoded by the coding sequence GTGATTTCTATCCTTTTCTATAGTGTTATTATTCTTGTCATTTTCATTGATCAACTATCCAAGTATTGGATTCGTACACAGCTTAATGTTGGAGAATCGTTGGTAATTTGGGAAGGTGTGTTAAATTTCACGCACATACAAAATAGCGGTGCTGTTGGTGGATTATTTGAAGGATATGGCCGCCTTTTTGTTCCCGTTGCAATCATTATTGCAGTTGTATGTATTTATATGCTGAAGAAAGGTTATTTAAAAGGAAAGCTTTTGATAATAGGGGTCGCACTTTATGTCGGTGGTGCCATCGGGAATGCCATTGACCGTGTTTTATTTAATCAGGTAACGGATTTTATTGATTTCTCATTTCGCGAAGGTATTCCTAATTTGGCTGATTATGCTCTTATTTTTGGTGTGATTTTGATTTTTATAGATGCTTTTATTGGGGCTTTGAGAAAGAGGAAGTCGGTAGGTTAG